The following are encoded in a window of Sciurus carolinensis unplaced genomic scaffold, mSciCar1.2, whole genome shotgun sequence genomic DNA:
- the LOC124974010 gene encoding LOW QUALITY PROTEIN: olfactory receptor 6F1-like (The sequence of the model RefSeq protein was modified relative to this genomic sequence to represent the inferred CDS: substituted 1 base at 1 genomic stop codon) — translation MDASNTTEGRGFLLLGFPGSRALQLSLFLLFLVMYVLTVGGNVAILLLVSTSHRLQTPMYFFLSNLSFLEVWYTTAAVPKALAVLLGRSRNISFTSCLLQMYLVFSLGCTEYFLLAAMAYDRYLAICYPLHYGAIMSGLLSVQLALGSWVCGFLAITMPTALISGLSFCGPXAINHFFCDIAPWIALACTSTQAVELVAFVIAAVVILSSCLITLVSYIHIIRTILGIPSASGRSKAFSTCSSHLAVVLIWYGSTIFLHVRTSIKEALDLTKAVHVLNTVVTPVLNPFIYTLRNKEVREALRKTWRRT, via the coding sequence ATGGACGCCAGCAACACAACAGAAGGCCGCGGCTTTCTCCTGCTGGGCTTCCCAGGGTCCCGGGCCTTGCAGCTGtcactcttcctgctcttcctggtGATGTACGTCCTCACTGTGGGCGGCAACGTGGCCATCTTGCTGCTGGTGAGCACCTCCCACCGGCTGCagacccccatgtacttcttcctgagCAACCTGTCCTTCCTGGAGGTCTGGTACACCACAGCCGCGGTGCCCAAAGCCCTGGCCGTCCTGCTGGGCAGGAGCCGGAACATCTCCTTCACCAGCTGCCTTCTGCAGATGTACCTGGTCTTCTCGCTGGGCTGCACCGAGTACTTCCTGCTGGCcgccatggcctatgaccgctaccTCGCCATCTGCTACCCACTGCACTACGGGGCCATCATGAGCGGCCTGCTCTCTGTGCAGctggccctgggctcctgggtcTGCGGCTTCCTGGCCATCACAATGCCCACGGCCCTCATCAGTGGCCTGTCCTTCTGTGGCCCCTGAGCCATCAACCACTTCTTCTGCGACATAGCGCCCTGGATTGCGCTGGCCTGTACCAGCACGCAGGCGGTGGAGCTCGTGGCCTTCGTGATCGCCGCGGTGGTCATCCTGAGCTCCTGCCTCATCACCCTGGTCTCCTACATTCACATCATCCGCACCATCCTCGGCATCCCCTCCGCCAGCGGCCGCAgcaaggccttctccacctgctcctcccacctcgCTGTGGTGCTCATCTGGTACGGCTCGACCATCTTTCTCCACGTGCGCACCTCCATCAAGGAGGCCCTGGACCTGACCAAAGCCGTGCATGTCCTCAACACCGTGGTGACCCCGGTTCTCAACCCCTTCATCTACACCCTCCGTAACAAGGAGGTCAGGGAGGCGCTGCGGAAGACGTGGAGGAGGACATAG